From one Natronogracilivirga saccharolytica genomic stretch:
- a CDS encoding radical SAM protein, whose product MDTSEYKNLSRRAFLQNTAKMCCQAGVGCIMLGTLGSSFAAPGRSDGTPAINPDFEPGYLKLHRTGELKERGDKLWAMMENCRTCPRECGVNRHDGETGYCQSPGTELHISSAMPHFGEERPLVGDGGSGTIFLAHCSLRCVFCQNWEISHRGRGSERSIQEMAGLMLQLQQMGCHNVNMVTPTHYPAFIVKAIDKAVENGFRLPIVYNTCGWERLETLSLLDGVIDIYLPDFKFWDSDLSKELTGQAETYPEITKKAILEMHRQVGVAKPDENGIMHRGLMIRHLVMPNETSGSAEIMDWIAENLPKDTYVNIMSQYNPQHKAYDYPEISRRITTDEYNAVVDHAKELGLTNLDIQRRGWLRR is encoded by the coding sequence ATGGATACCTCTGAATATAAAAACCTCAGCAGACGCGCATTTCTTCAAAACACGGCAAAAATGTGTTGTCAGGCCGGTGTGGGCTGCATCATGCTCGGAACACTGGGCAGCAGTTTCGCGGCACCGGGCAGATCCGACGGGACTCCGGCCATAAATCCTGATTTTGAACCGGGATACCTGAAGCTTCACCGGACAGGCGAGCTGAAAGAGCGGGGAGACAAGCTCTGGGCCATGATGGAGAACTGCCGTACGTGTCCGAGAGAATGCGGCGTCAATCGTCATGACGGAGAGACCGGATACTGCCAGTCACCCGGCACGGAACTCCATATCTCATCGGCAATGCCCCATTTCGGTGAGGAACGTCCGCTGGTCGGAGACGGCGGCTCCGGCACCATATTTTTAGCCCATTGCAGCCTGCGGTGCGTTTTTTGCCAGAACTGGGAGATCAGCCATCGCGGACGCGGAAGCGAAAGAAGCATTCAGGAAATGGCCGGACTGATGCTTCAGCTGCAGCAAATGGGGTGCCATAACGTCAACATGGTCACACCAACTCATTATCCTGCCTTCATAGTGAAGGCGATCGACAAGGCAGTGGAAAACGGGTTCCGGCTGCCGATCGTATACAACACCTGCGGATGGGAGCGTCTTGAGACCCTGTCCCTGCTGGATGGCGTCATTGACATCTACCTCCCCGACTTCAAGTTCTGGGACAGCGACCTGTCGAAGGAACTCACCGGTCAGGCCGAAACGTATCCGGAGATCACCAAAAAAGCGATCCTGGAGATGCACCGCCAGGTCGGTGTGGCCAAGCCGGATGAAAACGGCATCATGCACCGGGGTCTGATGATCCGGCATCTGGTTATGCCGAACGAAACAAGCGGATCGGCAGAGATCATGGACTGGATTGCCGAAAACCTGCCAAAAGACACCTATGTCAACATCATGTCACAGTACAATCCGCAGCACAAGGCCTACGACTATCCGGAGATTTCCCGGCGTATCACCACGGATGAGTACAATGCCGTTGTCGATCATGCAAAGGAGCTGGGGCTTACCAATCTGGACATCCAGAGACGTGGTTGGCTGCGAAGGTAA
- a CDS encoding fasciclin domain-containing protein has protein sequence MKNLAPFILSALLIVVSACDVTNVSETTDGPDLRKDNNLPALLTNIAGTESSSTIVDIAVDNDDFNILVEAVLFAGLDGVLSGKRQFTVFAPTDEAFVNLLDELGLTAEELLSEERKELVTDILLYHVAAGNRMSGDVVSSKQIRTQQGSFIKIMSEDDSFFTGNEDRFAELIAVDIEASNGVIHVIDTVMLPPEEFNPGNRAHRGNGRR, from the coding sequence ATGAAAAATCTAGCCCCTTTCATTCTGTCTGCACTTCTGATTGTTGTGAGTGCATGTGATGTGACCAACGTCAGTGAAACCACTGACGGACCGGATCTCCGGAAAGACAACAATTTGCCGGCATTATTGACAAACATCGCCGGTACGGAAAGCAGCTCCACAATTGTCGATATCGCAGTTGATAATGATGATTTCAACATCCTTGTCGAAGCTGTTCTGTTTGCCGGACTTGATGGTGTACTGAGCGGCAAACGGCAATTCACGGTTTTCGCCCCGACCGATGAAGCCTTTGTAAATCTTCTCGATGAACTTGGCTTAACTGCCGAAGAATTACTGTCAGAAGAAAGGAAGGAACTGGTCACGGATATTCTGCTCTACCACGTTGCCGCCGGCAACCGGATGTCCGGTGATGTGGTCAGCTCGAAGCAGATCAGAACACAGCAAGGCTCATTCATTAAAATAATGAGTGAAGATGATAGTTTCTTTACAGGCAACGAAGACAGATTCGCAGAGTTAATTGCTGTGGATATCGAGGCCAGCAACGGAGTCATCCATGTAATAGACACCGTCATGCTTCCGCCGGAGGAATTCAACCCGGGCAACAGAGCCCACAGGGGGAACGGCAGGAGATAA
- a CDS encoding DUF3891 family protein → MVIREQKNHLLLVTQPAHAWLSGQIAEHWGGNGYVRPEPWKEMCLAAARHDHGWTGRDMRLVRNPATGAPYDFRNMPIGEHMDIWDRSVTLVAESNRYAALLVSRHVMNLFSMHDFSGEPDDIRSKAKQFKEKQQELQERLITSCKRDEFYSSFLTDDTLEKHRRLLSAFDYLSLYVILGNAEKSALSDVPSGKSGSGTIQLENKEEAAGNDAGPEANGLLQTCAVSPWPFLTDRLSLRCDAIRLKTFCADQEELDRVMEQGDRVLFTVELVPE, encoded by the coding sequence ATGGTCATCCGGGAACAAAAAAATCACCTGCTTTTGGTTACCCAGCCGGCTCATGCATGGCTGTCCGGACAAATTGCAGAACATTGGGGTGGAAACGGCTATGTACGGCCGGAACCATGGAAGGAGATGTGCCTGGCAGCTGCCCGGCACGATCACGGGTGGACCGGGCGGGATATGCGCCTTGTCCGGAATCCTGCAACCGGCGCGCCCTATGATTTTCGGAATATGCCGATTGGAGAGCATATGGACATTTGGGATCGGTCGGTGACGCTGGTTGCAGAATCGAACCGTTATGCCGCACTGTTGGTATCCAGGCATGTGATGAACCTTTTTTCCATGCACGATTTCTCCGGGGAACCGGATGATATTCGAAGCAAAGCGAAGCAATTCAAAGAGAAACAGCAGGAGCTTCAGGAGAGATTGATCACCAGCTGCAAACGGGATGAGTTTTACAGCAGCTTTCTTACCGATGACACCCTTGAAAAGCATCGCAGGCTTCTGTCCGCCTTCGATTACTTGTCCCTTTATGTGATTCTCGGGAATGCGGAGAAATCGGCGCTGTCCGATGTGCCTTCCGGCAAGAGCGGATCCGGAACAATTCAATTGGAAAATAAAGAGGAAGCTGCCGGAAACGATGCCGGTCCGGAAGCCAATGGCCTTCTGCAAACATGTGCTGTTTCGCCCTGGCCGTTTCTTACCGACCGCCTGTCATTGCGCTGTGATGCCATCCGGTTAAAAACGTTTTGTGCTGATCAGGAGGAGCTTGACCGGGTCATGGAACAGGGGGACCGGGTGCTGTTTACCGTGGAGCTGGTCCCGGAATGA